A stretch of DNA from Nostoc sp. KVJ3:
CAAGTTGTTGGCTAAGATTTTCTCAACGTTATTTACAGCAAATTTGTTAGTGCTTGTTACCACAGTTAGGTTACTTTTATCTTGACCCGTTGTTGCTAATTCCACTGCTCGATGTACCACTTGCTGGGCTATCTTATGCAGTAACAGCGTCGTCTTGCCATTCCCCGGTGGGCCAATCACAGCAGTAACAGGTTGATCCTTAGAATGTTTGAGAGCAAGTGCTTGATAGTCATCCGCCTGGGAGTTGGGAAAAGCACCCAAAAAAAGTACTTCATGTTGAGGTGCTTTTGGTTGCCCAAACAGATTTCGTAAGCCGGATGTCCTGGTCTTGACCACTGAAAGTAATTCTGGTCGCTAATTTTCTGAAAATCTTTTTTGAGGTTGTAATTAAAAGCAGCGTAGTCAAAATCCAATAGATAAGGGAGAAGTTTTGACCGCACAGGAAACGGCGGTATTTCAATCAGTCCCATAAAATCTTGTAGCGTTTTAAAGGGACGATTGAAAGTAGTTTCGAGAAAAACTCTCAACCCTTCCCTTGTGACTAAGGACTCAGCCGCTTCTTCCTCTAGCCCGTACCACTGCATCAAATTAGGAATAACAGGCTGAAACTCATATTCAGTTAAATTCCATCCGCTACTGCGATAATTGCCTCGAATATTGGAGAAATGTTGATAGTGAACAACGGGCGAAATTGACGGCGATTCGATTCAACTACATAAAGCTGCGGGAAAGCTACAGCAATTGATGGTAATTTTGTTTGCTCAAAGTTCTTTGCACTTTTAAATGGTTGCTTTAGTTTTTTAAATAAAGACTCGTCTATTAATAATTTATCGCCTACCAGATTTACGAGAGAGTCCCAGATGTTCGGTTGAGTAGAATCGTCAGCTTCTACTTTGGCATTACTCAAATTTTCAACATGGATGTAATCTAACCAAGCTTTGAGTAATGCTCGAATCTGTGAATCTGATGCCATCTCTGTTTCTCCCCTCGCACCCAATCATGAATCAAAGGTAAAAAGACTCTAAAAGTAGAGATTACCTGACAATTTCCCTAAAGTCACTCATCCCTAGTAAGGCTTCGAGCTTGTTTAAAAGGTTTACTAGCTGCTTTTGCTTGCTAGGTTTCTTTCCATAACTGACGCTTTTTAATACGCTGGGT
This window harbors:
- a CDS encoding AAA domain-containing protein — its product is MVKTRTSGLRNLFGQPKAPQHEVLFLGAFPNSQADDYQALALKHSKDQPVTAVIGPPGNGKTTLLLHKIAQQVVHRAVELATTGQDKSNLTVVTSTNKFAVNNVEKILANNLTSDRFYLSGGSRDLVESQVLPSFANCTRLVSQRNI